In Podospora pseudocomata strain CBS 415.72m chromosome 4, whole genome shotgun sequence, the genomic stretch gaggttctgtacaggggttcgtcacaggTACCCAGTGCTACCCTGGTGGTCGGTCATACTTTGAAGCTTTGAGGCAACTaaggaaggtggtggtgagtagCGAGAGGTAGTAGGAAGAGACTGGGTAAGTCCTGTCGAGAGCTCAGGGGGCAAGTCAGCGATCCAATCAGCTTCAGTCTCACACAAAGCCATTTCTCTGCTGTCCCGTTGTCCTGTTGTTCACTGAACAACATGAACCCcgaaaccaaaacaaaacctcCCGAAGGAGTACAAAAAAACATCTTTGAGATTGTGaatgtttttatttttgtgttttttttccttttcttttttcttttttttttctttttctggtgATCGTAAAACCATTTCCAAATATCATCTACCGAACATTACCATTCTTTCCAATCCAAcctacttcctcctccctatcCCAATGAGACTATGCTGAGAgagtcatcatcatgcatGTTGTTtcctccgccatcacaaTAACAAGCGAAAGATGTACATTATTTACACGATCACCTCCTTACTTCATATactcccccctcgcctccccaaaatccaTCCCCATCGCCTGCCAACTGCTCCCAGCCCAAGTCTTTCTTGCTAGCTCCTCTTGTACCATCCTCCCTCTTATAACCCCCATTGCATGACCAGCCGGATCCCGGCTGTTGACCACGTGTGGAAAACAAAGcctgatctcctcctcggtaaAGCGGAgtccaccccccaacctccaagaCCTGACCTCCGTCTCGATTTCGTCGGCCTGAACGTTCAACTCCTTGAAAGTGCGGACCAGCTCCCCTAGCTTCCTCCCCCGGAGCAACCTGCAGTCGGAGCAGATTTTCGGGGCCCGCCCCCCGTTCGGCAGCGTGCGCGGCACGGCGGAgattgggaggaggggtactggggagaggaggtgccTGCagtgggaggtgttgaggaaggagagggaacGACGTCAGATGGGGCAGGGCACCACGGGGGGTGCGGGGGTCTGTGGATGGCGGCctcaggggagggggtgaagttGGCGGGGGTAGCGTTTGTTTGGCGGTTGCGGATGGAGTCGTGTCAGCCCTTGAAGCAGGGCTTGCAGACCATGTGGCCGCAAAGGAGAACCACGcctgggagggtggtggctCGGGGGTGAGcggaggtgaggggggtgaggatcTCGGAGTCTTCGAGGCAGAGGTGGCAGTTGACGAtcggggggttgatggtgacctTGGGGTCGTGGGTGTGAGCCACGAGCCGGGAGAATAGGGTGAGAATCACgcgggtgttgttgggggttgtggaagtCATTTTGgtgaatggtggtggtggtggtggtggtggtggtgagtgttgttttggtgatgtgtgAGTGTGGATGATGGTAGTCCGATGAGGAAAGGAAAGGtcttcttgaggttgttgaggatgaaGCCTGATTAAACAgaccatgatgatgagattcTCATGAGCGGAACAAGGCGAGTGTGTGTTGACCACAACTGGTTTATGTTGATATACACTGGCTCTGTTGGATCACAATACCTCAAGTGTAGACGCAGCACCTTATCTATGCCGGTCTTCACTGATTGTACTAGTGGTTTGAACTCATCTAAATCAGATTAACCTGACAATACATCTCTTCCACAACCAGCCTGTGCTATACACCGAGTCTACTTCTTGTTTTCACCTTATGTTGATACAGCGAGGATACAGTCTACGGCTGATTCAAAAGCATCCCCTAGAGTTTCTCAACCACAACTAGTCAAACACAACCGCATATTTATGCTCAATAACAACATTATTCGCAGCATTCTTTGTTCTTCAAGCTTGAGCCCAATGCTCCTGGAAGGGGGACTTGCAGTCGTCACCTTTATCAAGGTGAGCACCTGGCGCATCTCCCTTACTCTTCAATCTCTCGGCAAACATCAGCAGATCTAATCAGTGCTCAAAGTGTAGAGGTGAAGTGCCATGCGTTGTTTCATACCAGTCTGACCTATCACATCAAATGGCTTTTTTGACAGTTATAAGGGTTGAGCAGAAACTACGTTTTGATCGCTTTGAGATTTCTCCAAGAAATGCTTCTACGTTTTGTTCAGAGTGCTATGTGGATGCCAGCCGACATCAAGAAAAACAACTGCCCAAATAACTGTTGACCATGATATCGTACAGCCTCCCTTACTTGACCGCCCTCAGCGCCCCTCAGTACCTCCGATTCCCAGCATCTGCCTTACCGCTCCTCTCACGCTCCAACATGGCATCAAACTCCTTCTGCGCCTGATTCTTCGCATAGTCCTTCTCATTCTCCGTATAAGTATACGACTCTGACTTGCGCACCGGCGCTGCTTGATTGTCCTTGCCCCACGAGGCAGGATTCTCACCCGACTTTGCCGCCTCTCTGATCTTGTCCCACGAGTTGGTCAGCTTCGGAGGGGAATGGCCAGTCTTTCCACCCGTTGATGAACGAGCGCCATCTCTTTGAACAGGTGCAACAGGTGAGGCGTCGTCAAAGAGGAagccatcgtcgtcctcccaGCTCTTTGGGGGCTCAGGCTTCGACGCTGCCTGGGCCGCCTGTTGTGCCCACTTTGGTCGTTGATACTGGACTGGCTGTTGTGGTGtctcttcttgctgttgcCCTCGTTGATAGTCTTGCTGTGGCGCACGGTCCTGCCCGTAAAAATCACCCATCTCCGGGCGGTGCTTTTGCTGCTCGTCTGACTCCTTGAACATCCTCAACAGCTTGACGCTGTAAGAGGTATTGGCGAAGCTTGCGAACAAAACAGTGGTCCAGATGTTGACCACAAAACCATACGCAGCCAGACGGGCCAGGCGCCAAGCTCGAACGGCAGCCTCACCTGTCCACTTGGGATTGGCCAGAGATGGGAAGGCATTGATGTTGTATTTTTCCGGGCTTGGGGTGTAATGAGGGAAACGGAGCTTGTCACGGCCCCGGCGTTCAAGGGCAATGGTGGTGGCAATCCATACAGGTGTCTCGAGCTCCATGGTGTTGACATATGTGGTTCTGAAGTTGGCAACAGCGTTGGCCTCATCGGTTCTCAGAGGGCGTTTTGCCATGATGTGAGCAATGTTGAGTGAGACGGAGATCTGCTTGGCCAAAAGAGAGTTGTCGCCGCCGCTCTTCACCCAGAACGGGGCCGTGAGGTTCTCGACGGGGAAGCTAAGCTGTCGGAGGATGCGATGCCTTTCCTCGGGTGTCATGACTATCCTTGGCATGCCATTCTTGTCGAGCAACGGCTTGGTTGGGGTGCCATCGCCCATGTCGAATTGGTTATTATCGTCTGAAGAGCCCATTTCGGCCACAGAGTCGTCTGGTAGAGGCATTTTGTAGTTTCGGTGAGCAAATTTGAGTGAAGTTGCTTGAATCAATTTGATGATGCAAGGGAGAGCTCTTGAGAGCTCCAAGCCTCCAGCCCCCACCGAGATCTGGTCTGACGTCGGTAAagtggcccaagcttctcaGATCTAGCCGATCATCACCTATTTGATTCCACTAAGTACGCTATTTCCAGCGTACTAACCTCCAACAAGGAGCAATTGTTCAGCCCGGCTAGCGCAATGGTAGCGCGTAAGACTTCTAATCTTAAGGCTGTGGGTTCGAGTCCCACGTCGGGTGCAAACTGATTCCAGCTGGTATCAGCTATCACTTTTGCATCTTCTttacatatatatatatatttgtGTCTGGATACTGACACCACCAGAGAGATCTCCTTTTTGTCTCTTCAGGAGATGTGGTGGATGAAAATGATCTGTGTCTTGTGTGTGGACCCCTTGTCTCGGAAGTCATACGCTGAGTAAGTGTACCTTGCACTAGTACTCATCGCAGTACCATCCTCAGCCTGGTTATGACTTCAAGCGTTTCGCTTTGGTGTTTATATTGCATGTGTTGATGACATGCATCGCTCTAATATACGGTGGCCGCATAAGTTGGGCGATACTAAGAACATGGCACTGCAGCGTCACTAATACAAGCTAGAGCATGAATACTGATCAATGGATAGCAACTTAGGGAAGACATTGCTCTTGCAAGCCTACTTGCCTTCAAGGACAGCGAGGCTCATGAACCATCTAGGTACCTATGTCGGCATCGTGTGCGTGTGTATATGTTGACTAAACAAACATCTCAATGATTCAGCGTCTTGCAGTCAAAAGGGAAGTGCAGAATTGGTTCTAATACCTAGTTGGGCCAAATAGCTACTTCGGG encodes the following:
- a CDS encoding hypothetical protein (COG:O; EggNog:ENOG503PTUC) — translated: MVCLIRLHPQQPQEDLSFPHRTTIIHTHTSPKQHSPPPPPPPPPFTKMTSTTPNNTRVILTLFSRLVAHTHDPKVTINPPIVNCHLCLEDSEILTPLTSAHPRATTLPGVVLLCGHMVCKPCFKG
- a CDS encoding hypothetical protein (EggNog:ENOG503P3WV), with the protein product MPLPDDSVAEMGSSDDNNQFDMGDGTPTKPLLDKNGMPRIVMTPEERHRILRQLSFPVENLTAPFWVKSGGDNSLLAKQISVSLNIAHIMAKRPLRTDEANAVANFRTTYVNTMELETPVWIATTIALERRGRDKLRFPHYTPSPEKYNINAFPSLANPKWTGEAAVRAWRLARLAAYGFVVNIWTTVLFASFANTSYSVKLLRMFKESDEQQKHRPEMGDFYGQDRAPQQDYQRGQQQEETPQQPVQYQRPKWAQQAAQAASKPEPPKSWEDDDGFLFDDASPVAPVQRDGARSSTGGKTGHSPPKLTNSWDKIREAAKSGENPASWGKDNQAAPVRKSESYTYTENEKDYAKNQAQKEFDAMLERERSGKADAGNRRY